A single window of Colletotrichum higginsianum IMI 349063 chromosome 8, whole genome shotgun sequence DNA harbors:
- a CDS encoding 24 kDa metalloproteinase has translation MLALREIMHFLLVSLVLATSPVQPSNTSTNLLPELRKRGDINRIVVVGGVTGKNSIYHCNADQVDTIQRAVQSMRRFAGLGYNFLLQDNSHTTAAYIAWFGEKHATEKWAIAIRRNIYKSIWDISDKIDNYVSGLDSIDGAVVIGCTTPEDDPECTLTESEITRALAYMEGGYIKLCTGFFSLSSDYSRAYNLWGSQRREHETTGRALLHEMTHLDGVVGKRWRTYDKAYGPDDSLLLDEDDMIENADTYKLFTLEIEANPINSKRQVKNQKDKKKIARQILQGD, from the exons ATGCTTGCCCTCAGAGAAATTATGCATTTCCTTCTTGTATCTCTAGTGTTAGCAACTTCCCCCGTGCAACCCTCAAACACATCAACGAACCTACTTCCTGAGCTGAGGAAACGAGGCGATATAAACAGGATTGTAGTCGTTGGAGGAGTCACTGGCAAGAATAGCATTTACCATTGCAACGCCGATCAAGTTGACACGATCCAGCGTGCTGTACAATCCATGAGGCGTTTTGCAGGTTTGGGATACAACTTCCTACTTCAGGACAATTCTCATACAACTGCAGCATACATTGCGTGGTTTGGCG AAAAGCATGCGACTGAGAAATGGGCAATAGCGATCAGAAGAAATATTTACAAGAGTATATGGGACATCAGTGACAAGATCGACAACTATGTGAGCGGTCTGGACTCCATAGATGGTGCTGTAGTTATAGGATGCACGACCCCGGAAGACGACCCCGAATGCACCCTTACAGAAAGCGAAATCACACGAGCCCTTGCGTACATGGAAGGAGGATACATTAAGCTTTGCACtggcttcttctctctctcttcagACTATTCTCGCGCGTACAACCTATGGGGCTCGCAACGCAGGGAACACGAGACTACCGGGCGTGCATTACTGCACGAAATGACCCATCTAGATGGAGTAGTTGGAAAACGCTGGAGGACCTATGATAAGGCTTATGGACCCGACGA TTCCTTACTACTTGATGAGGATGATATGATAGAGAATGCCGACACTTACAAGCTCTTTACTTTAGAGATTGAGGCTAACCCTATTAATTCAAAAAGACAGGTAAAGAATCAGAAAGATAAAAAGAAGATAGCAAGGCAGATTTTGCAAGGGGATTAA